A DNA window from Hordeum vulgare subsp. vulgare chromosome 1H, MorexV3_pseudomolecules_assembly, whole genome shotgun sequence contains the following coding sequences:
- the LOC123441905 gene encoding PTI1-like tyrosine-protein kinase 2, translating into MAGVSAFSPSPPAPSPLAAADVAADALLAPWPLSPWPAPLRRGGDDGRSNPLFAILPLSALAIGLVLLVAVAVILVLTRRAKLRLVAAGDSVDGDKPGAPASSCGSSVRGYQNGRCYAATGCIYGGRLGPLGLAVVQPRSRGAQVFTYRELERATDGFGEGNVLGRGAYGVVFRGRLGDGTPAAVKRLQLDPRRQGEREFRVQVDLLSRMHSPHLVGLLGYCADQSHRLLVFEFMPNGSLKGHLHPAAGVDARPALDWQTRLGIALDCARALEFLHEHTSPAVIHRDFNCSNVLLDHNYRARVSDFGTAKVGSNKANGQVVTRVLGTTGYLAPEYASTGKLTTKSDVYSYGVVLLELLTGRVPVDTQRPPGQHVLVSWALPRLTNRERLVQMVDPALKGQFAVKDLIQVAAIAAMCIQTKAEYRPLMTDVVQSLIPIVKKSPAMSCSSTPARPLQHVVYMSPAAGSNTS; encoded by the exons ATGGCAGGCGTGTCAGCGTTCAGCCCCTCGCCGCCGGCCCCGTCTCCGCTCGCCGCCGCCGACGTCGCCGCCGACGCGCTCCTCGCGCCTTGGCCCCTGTCGCCCTGGCCGGCGCCTCTGCGGCGCGGCGGTGACGACGGCCGCTCCAACCCTCTCTTCGCCATACTGCCGCTCTCGGCGCTGGCCATAGGGCTCGTGCTGCTCGTGGCCGTGGCGGTCATCCTGGTGCTGACCCGCCGGGCGAAGCTCAGGCTGGTGGCCGCCGGGGACAGCGTGGACGGCGACAAGCCGGGCGCGCCGGCGTCCAGCTGCGGCAGCAGCGTCCGCGGCTACCAAAATGGCAGGTGCTACGCCGCCACAG GGTGCATATACGGCGGGCGGCTGGGGCCGCTGGGGCTGGCGGTGGTGCAGCCGCGGAGCAGGGGGGCGCAGGTGTTCACGTACAGGGAGCTGGAGCGCGCCACGGACGGGTTCGGCGAGGGCAACGTGCTGGGTCGGGGCGCGTACGGCGTCGTCTTCCGCGGCCGCCTCGGCGACGGCACACCGGCCGCCGTCAAGCGCCTGCAGCTCGACCCCCGCCGCCAGGGCGAGCGCGAGTTCCGCGTCCAG GTGGACCTGCTGAGCCGGATGCACTCGCCGCACCTGGTGGGCCTGCTGGGGTACTGCGCTGACCAGAGCCACCGGCTGCTGGTGTTCGAGTTCATGCCCAACGGCAGCCTCAAGGGCCACCTGCACCCCGCCGCCGGCGTGGACGCGCGGCCGGCGCTGGACTGGCAGACGCGGCTGGGCATCGCGCTGGACTGCGCCCGCGCGCTGGAGTTCCTCCACGAGCACACCTCCCCCGCCGTCATCCACCGCGACTTCAACTGCAGCAACGTCCTCCTCGACCACAACTACCGCGCCCGCGTCTCCGACTTCGGCACCGCCAAGGTCGGCTCCAACAAGGCCAACGGCCAGGTCGTCACCCGCGTCCTCGGCACCACCGGCTACCTCGCGCCAGA GTACGCGTCGACGGGGAAGCTGACGACCAAGTCGGACGTGTACAGCTACGGGGTGGTGCTGCTGGAGCTGCTGACCGGCCGGGTGCCGGTGGACACGCAGCGGCCGCCGGGACAGCACGTCCTGGTTTCATGG GCTCTTCCACGGCTGACGAACCGCGAGAGGCTCGTGCAGATGGTGGACCCGGCCCTGAAAGGGCAGTTCGCCGTCAAGGACCTCATCCAG gtgGCGGCGATCGCGGCGATGTGCATCCAGACCAAGGCGGAGTACCGGCCGCTGATGACGGACGTGGTGCAGTCGCTCATCCCCATCGTCAAGAAGAGCCCCGCCATGTCCTGCTCCTCCACGCCGGCGAGGCCCCTGCAGCACGTCGTCTACATGAGCCCAGCTGCTGGGAGCAACACGTCCTAG